A DNA window from Rhodococcus sp. Z13 contains the following coding sequences:
- a CDS encoding transcriptional regulator — MTDRGIATTNPWMALCPGADVTAHARALLRAHGTFVSARGRNRPDGIRPVVHESWRRSLQSGIDPDVVEQPALLAGRDLEEYRATHPMSLIRPVVRKLLVEDAADSGLLVAITDGQGRLLWVEGDHAARDRALAMSFVEGADWSEDRVGTNAPGTALAVDHSVQIFGAEHYNRTVHDWSCSAAPVHDPTSGRILGAIDITGGHRVAAPEVLQLVRATVAAAEAELRLHALNGLPLVPATGPRVEVLGAGRPALLRGRERIGLSRRHAEILLILADHPEGLSSDRLAVLLDEGELDSVTIRAEMSRLRKVLGAEHLGSRPYRLLTDLESDVADVRRALDRGDAATAVRLYAGEVLPGSTAPGIEEIRDELRSKVQAALLRSGDEHLLARWTSSAHGRDDLTAWSAYLATLDPGSPRYAQVEAMMTRLDRQLAT; from the coding sequence ATGACCGATCGTGGAATCGCGACGACCAATCCCTGGATGGCACTGTGCCCGGGAGCAGATGTGACAGCGCACGCACGTGCCCTGCTCCGCGCGCACGGCACCTTCGTCTCGGCCCGGGGCCGCAACCGGCCCGACGGGATCCGGCCCGTCGTGCACGAATCGTGGCGCCGGAGCCTGCAGAGCGGCATCGACCCCGACGTGGTCGAACAGCCCGCCCTCCTCGCCGGCCGCGACCTCGAGGAGTACCGCGCCACGCACCCGATGTCGCTGATCCGCCCGGTGGTGCGCAAACTGCTGGTCGAGGACGCCGCCGACAGCGGACTGCTCGTCGCGATCACCGACGGGCAGGGACGGCTGCTGTGGGTGGAGGGCGACCATGCCGCCCGCGACCGAGCCCTGGCCATGAGCTTCGTCGAGGGCGCCGACTGGAGCGAGGACCGCGTCGGCACCAACGCGCCGGGCACCGCCCTCGCGGTGGACCACTCCGTGCAGATCTTCGGCGCCGAGCACTACAACCGGACCGTGCACGACTGGAGCTGCTCGGCGGCGCCCGTCCACGACCCCACCAGCGGGCGGATCCTGGGTGCCATCGACATCACCGGCGGACACCGCGTCGCCGCTCCCGAGGTGCTGCAACTGGTCCGGGCGACCGTGGCCGCCGCCGAGGCCGAACTGCGGCTGCACGCCCTGAACGGCTTGCCCCTCGTCCCGGCGACGGGGCCCCGGGTCGAGGTGCTCGGCGCGGGCCGGCCCGCGCTGCTTCGCGGCCGCGAACGCATCGGGCTGTCCCGGCGGCACGCCGAGATCCTGCTCATCCTCGCCGACCACCCGGAAGGCCTGAGTTCGGACCGCCTCGCGGTGCTGCTCGACGAGGGCGAGCTCGACTCGGTGACCATCCGCGCCGAGATGTCGCGCCTGCGCAAGGTGCTCGGCGCCGAACATCTCGGGTCGCGCCCCTACCGGCTGCTCACCGACCTGGAGTCCGATGTCGCCGACGTGCGCCGCGCCCTCGACCGGGGCGACGCCGCCACCGCGGTGCGTCTCTACGCCGGCGAGGTGCTGCCCGGCTCGACCGCCCCGGGGATCGAGGAGATCCGCGACGAACTGCGGTCGAAGGTGCAGGCCGCACTGCTGCGCAGCGGCGACGAGCACCTGCTGGCCCGATGGACCTCGTCCGCCCACGGCCGCGACGATCTCACCGCGTGGTCGGCCTATCTGGCCACCCTCGACCCCGGTTCGCCCCGGTATGCGCAGGTCGAGGCGATGATGACCCGATTGGACAGGCAGCTCGCAACGTAG
- the mftG gene encoding mycofactocin system GMC family oxidoreductase MftG yields MLPEHADVVVVGGGSCGCVLAARLSDDPQRTVLLLEEGDGFASGVPREIRDAATLPVGPESTWTTIFPAQLTERVATVVTRGRVLGGCGALNGAYFVRARPADFDAWPAGWSYDEVLPYFRAIETDTDFTGDLHGDSGPVPVSRVPADRRHPVSRSFLDAAQRAGHVPVDDLNAPGPDGVGPVPLNVRDGVRTGPLLAHLVPVLHRPNLTVATGSRVTRIVVAGGRAVGVDVIGTEGLRRVAADRVIVSAGAVRSPHLLMLSGIGPADELRRAGIDVRYDLPGVGRDFSDHPEIAIPYRYRHDLPTGVPVLETVLHTDALELRPYTVPFDSAIPGSGVTVPVLGVVATRPRSRGRIVLDPDDPYAPPLLDYRYLSDPDDRADLCDGVRLAGDLLAAMADVVADLDPAVRRGGIDDAWLTARLGTSLHLSGSCRMGDDATAVVDARCRVHGIDGLSVVDTSVFPQVPSRGPHATAVMLAHRAAGWAA; encoded by the coding sequence GTGCTCCCGGAACACGCCGATGTCGTCGTGGTCGGCGGGGGGAGCTGCGGATGCGTGCTCGCCGCCCGGCTGAGCGACGACCCGCAGCGCACCGTCCTGCTGCTCGAGGAGGGCGACGGCTTCGCATCCGGTGTCCCACGCGAGATACGCGATGCCGCAACACTTCCCGTCGGTCCGGAGAGTACCTGGACGACGATCTTCCCGGCGCAGCTGACCGAACGCGTCGCCACGGTCGTCACTCGCGGCCGGGTGCTCGGCGGTTGCGGCGCCCTCAACGGTGCCTATTTCGTGCGTGCCCGGCCGGCCGATTTCGACGCGTGGCCCGCCGGATGGTCCTACGACGAGGTGCTCCCGTACTTCCGCGCGATCGAGACCGACACCGACTTCACCGGCGACCTGCACGGCGATTCCGGGCCCGTCCCGGTCTCCCGCGTGCCCGCGGACCGCAGGCATCCCGTCTCCCGGTCCTTCCTCGACGCCGCACAGCGGGCCGGGCACGTCCCGGTCGACGACCTCAACGCACCGGGACCGGACGGGGTGGGGCCGGTTCCGCTCAACGTCCGCGACGGCGTCCGCACCGGCCCGCTGCTCGCCCACCTGGTGCCGGTGCTGCACCGGCCGAATCTCACCGTCGCCACCGGAAGCCGGGTCACCCGCATCGTCGTGGCGGGCGGCCGCGCCGTCGGTGTCGACGTGATCGGCACCGAAGGCCTCCGCCGGGTGGCCGCCGACCGGGTGATCGTCAGCGCCGGGGCGGTGCGCTCCCCGCACCTGCTCATGCTCTCCGGTATCGGCCCCGCCGACGAACTCCGCCGCGCCGGGATCGACGTGCGGTACGACCTGCCCGGTGTCGGCCGCGACTTCTCCGACCATCCGGAGATCGCGATCCCGTACCGCTACCGGCACGATCTGCCCACCGGCGTCCCCGTCCTCGAGACGGTGCTGCACACCGACGCACTCGAACTGCGGCCCTACACCGTGCCGTTCGACTCGGCGATCCCGGGCAGTGGCGTCACCGTCCCGGTGCTCGGGGTCGTTGCCACCCGCCCCCGCAGCCGCGGCCGTATCGTGCTCGACCCGGACGATCCGTACGCACCGCCGCTGCTCGACTACCGCTATCTCTCCGACCCGGACGACCGCGCCGACCTCTGCGACGGCGTGCGGCTCGCAGGAGACCTCCTCGCCGCGATGGCGGACGTCGTCGCCGACCTCGACCCGGCCGTGCGGCGCGGCGGGATCGACGACGCCTGGCTCACCGCCCGCCTCGGGACGTCGCTGCACCTGTCGGGTTCCTGCCGCATGGGCGACGACGCCACCGCGGTGGTCGACGCGCGGTGCCGCGTGCACGGCATCGACGGCCTGAGCGTCGTCGACACCTCGGTGTTTCCGCAGGTCCCCAGCCGTGGACCGCACGCCACCGCGGTGATGCTCGCCCACCGCGCGGCGGGGTGGGCGGCGTAG
- the mftF gene encoding mycofactocin biosynthesis glycosyltransferase MftF (Members of this protein family, MftF, are glycosyltransferases, members of PF00535 (glycosyl transferase family 2). The encoding gene is found as part of the mycofactocin cassette, in Mycobacterium tuberculosis, many other Actinobacteria, and occasional members of other lineages. Mycofactocin itself, a putative redox carrier, is a heavily modified derivative of the C-terminal Val-Tyr dipeptide of the mycofactocin precursor MftA (TIGR03969).), which yields MVPGNGGKTSVSQATSPRAAQTRTARLPDGFGVRIDPRVRSYAGGRVLVGGSPTRMLKLAPAAAAMIDEDFLEVVDAQSAAVARRLLDAGIGNPRPTKLPPTSEVTIVVPVKDNPAGLDRLLAALEGHEVIVVDDGSDVPVETPERGRVRVLRHGTARGPAAARNTGLQQATTEFVAFLDSDVVPRIGWLERSLGHFTDPAVALVAPRIVALDPESGALARYEHARSSLDLGRRESAVIAGGPVSYVPSAALIVRRSALVEAGGFDERLHVAEDVDLCRRLQEAGWRLRYEPIAWVAHDHRIRFRKWLTRKAFYGTGAAPLAERHPGTVPPMVMSVWTLIACLAIATCTRIGVLAALLTQMVVFVRLRRMFAGLDGRDRLAARLAAQGLAGGLGQVASALCRHYWPVTLVASLFSRRVRRTVLAFAAAEGIWDWYSHREEGGLDPVRYLLYKRLDDLAYGAGLWKGAFDARQVSALVPDIRS from the coding sequence ATGGTGCCCGGGAACGGAGGGAAGACTTCGGTGAGTCAGGCGACGTCCCCTCGGGCGGCACAGACCCGAACGGCCCGGCTCCCCGACGGCTTCGGAGTGCGCATCGACCCCCGCGTGCGCAGCTACGCCGGCGGCCGCGTCCTCGTCGGCGGCTCACCCACCCGCATGCTCAAGCTCGCCCCCGCCGCCGCGGCCATGATCGACGAGGACTTCCTCGAGGTCGTCGACGCGCAGAGCGCCGCGGTCGCCCGCCGCCTGCTCGACGCCGGCATCGGCAACCCCCGGCCGACGAAGCTGCCGCCCACCTCCGAGGTCACGATCGTCGTGCCCGTGAAGGACAATCCGGCGGGGCTCGACCGGTTGCTGGCCGCCCTCGAGGGCCACGAGGTGATCGTCGTCGACGACGGCTCCGACGTCCCGGTCGAGACCCCCGAGCGGGGTCGTGTCCGGGTGCTCCGGCACGGGACCGCCCGGGGTCCCGCCGCCGCGCGGAACACCGGATTGCAGCAGGCCACAACCGAGTTCGTCGCCTTCCTCGACTCCGATGTGGTGCCGAGGATCGGCTGGCTCGAACGGTCGCTGGGGCACTTCACCGACCCGGCTGTCGCCCTCGTCGCCCCCCGCATCGTCGCCCTCGACCCCGAGAGCGGTGCCCTGGCGCGCTACGAGCACGCGCGGTCGTCGCTGGACCTCGGACGCCGCGAATCCGCGGTGATCGCCGGCGGCCCCGTCTCCTACGTTCCGAGCGCCGCCCTGATCGTGCGCCGGTCCGCCCTCGTCGAGGCCGGTGGCTTCGACGAACGCCTGCACGTCGCCGAGGACGTCGACCTGTGCCGTCGCCTGCAGGAGGCGGGCTGGCGGTTGCGCTACGAACCCATCGCCTGGGTCGCCCACGACCACCGCATCCGATTCCGGAAATGGCTGACCCGCAAGGCCTTCTACGGGACGGGGGCCGCACCGCTCGCCGAACGGCATCCCGGCACCGTGCCACCGATGGTGATGTCGGTGTGGACCCTGATCGCGTGCCTGGCGATCGCGACGTGCACCCGCATCGGCGTGCTCGCGGCGCTGCTGACCCAGATGGTCGTCTTCGTCCGGTTGCGGCGCATGTTCGCCGGACTCGACGGTCGCGACCGTCTCGCCGCGCGGCTCGCCGCTCAGGGCCTCGCCGGAGGGCTGGGGCAGGTGGCGTCCGCGCTGTGCCGGCACTACTGGCCGGTCACGCTCGTCGCATCGCTGTTCTCCCGCAGGGTACGTCGCACCGTCCTGGCATTCGCTGCGGCGGAAGGGATCTGGGACTGGTACTCGCACCGCGAGGAGGGCGGTCTCGACCCCGTCCGCTATCTGCTCTACAAGCGACTCGACGATCTCGCCTACGGGGCGGGACTGTGGAAGGGCGCGTTCGACGCGCGGCAGGTCTCCGCGCTGGTCCCCGACATCCGGAGCTGA
- the mftE gene encoding mycofactocin biosynthesis peptidyl-dipeptidase MftE, translating into MTRELADAYWPDIEPGRVTVAVPVGAFEQHGPHLPLDTDTRIASSVASAVAAALPGVVVAPPVTYGASGEHEGFPGTVSIGAEATKLLLVEYGRSVCRWAKRVVFVNGHGGNAHALLEAVTLLRYEGRDAAWIPCAVPGADAHAGVTETSLLLHLAPGSVDLSRAEPGATEPIGTLMPRLRETGIVSVSANGILGDPSEATAELGARLFANLVERATAQVTRWCPGTEGRLR; encoded by the coding sequence GTGACACGGGAGCTCGCCGATGCCTACTGGCCGGACATCGAACCCGGCCGGGTGACGGTGGCCGTGCCCGTCGGTGCGTTCGAACAGCACGGCCCCCACCTGCCGCTGGACACCGACACCCGGATCGCTTCGTCCGTCGCCTCCGCCGTCGCCGCAGCTCTCCCCGGCGTCGTCGTGGCTCCGCCCGTCACCTACGGGGCCAGCGGGGAACACGAAGGGTTCCCCGGCACCGTGTCGATCGGTGCCGAGGCGACGAAGCTGCTCCTCGTCGAGTACGGCCGGTCGGTGTGCCGGTGGGCGAAACGGGTGGTGTTCGTCAACGGGCACGGCGGCAACGCCCACGCCCTGCTCGAGGCCGTGACCCTGCTGCGCTACGAGGGTCGCGACGCCGCCTGGATCCCGTGTGCGGTCCCCGGCGCGGACGCCCACGCCGGCGTCACCGAGACGAGCCTACTGCTGCACCTCGCACCCGGCTCGGTGGACCTGAGCCGCGCCGAACCGGGGGCCACCGAACCCATCGGCACACTGATGCCCCGGCTGCGGGAAACCGGTATCGTTTCGGTGTCTGCGAACGGAATACTGGGAGATCCGAGCGAGGCCACAGCGGAACTCGGCGCCCGACTGTTCGCGAATCTGGTGGAACGGGCGACCGCGCAGGTCACCCGATGGTGCCCGGGAACGGAGGGAAGACTTCGGTGA
- a CDS encoding GNAT family N-acetyltransferase: protein MLIEPRPLDDPDVQTLIEEVQLEYVRRYGGPDDTSLLPHEFTAPNGVFLLATVNGVPTGIGGWRAQESSHPRLRDGDAEIKRMYVRTSARRRGVARRLLAALERTAADAGRRRAVLETGAEQPEAIAMYAAAGYVPMSERFGLYANSPTALYFCKELPPIRLATDADLTVLPEIERAAGTPFAELGMTAVADDEPPSVETLRAHRDAGRCWVRFDDADRPVAYLIADLVDDGVHIEQVSVHPDHARRGIGRALIAHAEAWARDAGLTHSTLTTFRDVPWNAPYYARLGFRPVPDDGLSPGLAQMRAQEAARELDRWPRIVMRHDLDSRPSADFHSSADFHSSAERNDSP, encoded by the coding sequence GTGCTGATCGAACCTCGTCCGCTCGACGATCCGGACGTGCAGACCCTCATCGAGGAGGTCCAGCTCGAGTACGTCCGCCGCTACGGCGGACCCGACGACACCTCGCTGCTGCCGCACGAGTTCACGGCCCCGAACGGGGTGTTCCTGCTGGCGACGGTGAACGGTGTTCCGACCGGTATCGGCGGGTGGCGGGCCCAGGAGTCCTCGCATCCGCGGCTGCGGGACGGGGACGCCGAGATCAAACGCATGTACGTGCGGACCTCCGCGCGGCGCCGCGGCGTCGCACGCCGGTTGCTCGCCGCGCTGGAACGCACCGCGGCCGATGCCGGGCGCCGGCGCGCGGTGCTCGAGACGGGCGCCGAACAACCCGAGGCCATCGCGATGTACGCGGCCGCCGGGTACGTGCCGATGTCGGAGCGGTTCGGCCTGTACGCGAACTCGCCGACGGCGTTGTACTTCTGCAAGGAGCTGCCCCCGATCCGGCTCGCGACCGACGCGGATCTGACGGTGCTCCCGGAGATCGAACGCGCGGCCGGCACGCCGTTCGCGGAGCTGGGGATGACGGCCGTCGCCGACGACGAACCCCCGTCCGTGGAGACCCTGCGAGCCCACCGGGACGCGGGACGGTGCTGGGTGCGGTTCGACGACGCCGACCGGCCCGTCGCCTACCTGATCGCCGACCTCGTCGACGACGGTGTGCACATCGAGCAGGTGTCGGTGCATCCCGACCACGCCCGCCGGGGGATCGGCCGGGCCCTGATCGCACATGCGGAGGCCTGGGCGCGCGATGCCGGGCTGACGCATTCGACGCTGACGACCTTCCGCGACGTGCCGTGGAACGCGCCGTACTACGCGCGTCTCGGTTTCCGGCCCGTCCCGGACGACGGCCTCTCCCCCGGTCTCGCGCAGATGCGGGCGCAGGAGGCTGCGCGCGAGCTCGACCGGTGGCCGCGGATCGTCATGCGTCACGATCTGGATTCCCGCCCGAGCGCAGATTTCCACTCGAGCGCAGATTTCCACTCGAGCGCAGAACGGAACGACTCACCCTGA
- a CDS encoding mycofactocin system FadH/OYE family oxidoreductase 2 has protein sequence MTRTETGTAPHAPLRVGPVTLRNRIVFPAHLTNFSVDGTVTDRHVAYYEARARGGAALIVTEEHTVHPSDRPYEKLIRGWDPDVIHGYRRLTAAVHRHGTAILAQLNHNGAQGTSMYSGRPLWAPSPEPDPLFREVPREMATAEIAELVDAYAGVARRCVDGGFDGVEIQCSQASILRAFLAPGTNHRTDGYGGDLAGRARLLLEVVAAVRRAVGPDRIVGVRLTGHDGTDGGVVLDDAVRVAGMLEASGDVDYLNTSVGVATETLYLVEAPMATAHGYSLFVPDAIRAAVSLPVVGVGRFTRPDQVRTALDEGVCDLVGAVRAQIADPGFAAKTLTDRGDEIRPCIGCNQECIGRVGLNRPIACAVNPQAGHESGAPAPAPAPAPRRVVVIGGGPAGLQAAATAAAHGHSVTLLERRPYLGGQIREAATAPHRHELLGAVTHLEAECRRRGVDLRTGVTADARAVRALDPEVVVVATGARPRRPDWAGTTSRVVDVRDVLDGRAAPTGRVLVVDDLGFHQATSVAELLAERGCAVTVCTPGMIVGQDLGLTLDFDGWSRRAHDKHIEQLTDVAIGGVAETGDGLDVTLVHHPTGRTHRMVVDRLVVASHQDPADDLWRELADGPIRVVRVGDALTPRRLPEAIRDGDRAGADIR, from the coding sequence GTGACGCGCACGGAGACCGGCACCGCACCGCACGCACCGCTGCGTGTCGGTCCGGTCACCCTGCGCAACCGCATCGTCTTCCCCGCCCACCTGACGAACTTCTCGGTCGACGGCACCGTCACCGACCGGCACGTCGCCTACTACGAGGCCCGCGCCCGGGGTGGGGCCGCGCTGATCGTCACCGAGGAACACACCGTGCACCCCTCGGACCGGCCCTACGAGAAGTTGATCCGCGGCTGGGACCCGGACGTGATCCACGGCTACCGCCGCCTCACCGCCGCGGTGCACCGGCACGGCACGGCGATCCTCGCGCAGCTCAACCACAACGGGGCGCAGGGCACGTCGATGTACAGCGGGCGGCCGCTGTGGGCGCCGAGCCCCGAACCCGATCCGCTGTTCCGCGAGGTCCCGCGCGAGATGGCGACGGCGGAGATCGCCGAACTCGTCGACGCCTACGCCGGCGTCGCCCGCCGCTGCGTCGACGGCGGATTCGACGGGGTGGAGATCCAGTGCTCGCAGGCGTCGATCCTGCGGGCCTTCCTCGCCCCCGGAACGAACCACCGCACCGACGGCTACGGGGGCGACCTCGCCGGGCGGGCGCGACTGCTGCTCGAGGTGGTCGCGGCCGTGCGCCGCGCGGTGGGACCGGACCGGATCGTCGGAGTCCGGCTGACCGGCCACGACGGCACCGACGGCGGTGTGGTCCTCGACGACGCCGTGCGGGTCGCGGGGATGCTCGAGGCGAGCGGCGACGTCGACTACCTCAACACCTCCGTCGGCGTCGCCACGGAGACGCTGTACCTCGTCGAGGCCCCGATGGCCACCGCGCACGGCTACTCGTTGTTCGTGCCCGACGCGATCCGCGCCGCGGTGTCGCTGCCCGTCGTCGGGGTCGGCCGGTTCACCCGTCCCGATCAGGTCCGGACCGCCCTCGACGAGGGGGTGTGCGATCTCGTGGGGGCGGTGCGCGCACAGATCGCCGACCCCGGGTTCGCGGCGAAGACGCTCACCGATCGCGGCGACGAGATCCGCCCGTGCATCGGCTGCAACCAGGAGTGCATCGGGCGGGTCGGGCTGAACCGCCCCATCGCGTGCGCGGTGAACCCGCAGGCGGGACACGAATCCGGGGCTCCGGCTCCGGCACCGGCGCCCGCGCCGCGCCGGGTCGTCGTTATCGGTGGTGGCCCGGCCGGACTGCAGGCCGCCGCGACGGCCGCCGCACACGGACACAGCGTGACACTGCTCGAGCGGCGACCGTATCTCGGCGGCCAGATCCGGGAGGCGGCCACCGCGCCCCACCGCCACGAACTCCTCGGTGCCGTCACCCATCTCGAAGCCGAGTGCCGACGCAGGGGAGTGGACCTGCGGACCGGTGTCACCGCCGATGCGCGGGCGGTGCGCGCCCTCGATCCCGAGGTCGTCGTCGTCGCGACGGGCGCGCGTCCGCGCCGCCCCGACTGGGCGGGAACGACCTCCCGGGTGGTGGACGTTCGGGACGTCCTCGACGGCCGCGCCGCCCCCACCGGCCGGGTCCTCGTCGTCGACGACCTCGGTTTCCATCAGGCGACGTCCGTCGCGGAACTGCTCGCCGAGCGCGGGTGCGCCGTGACGGTGTGCACGCCGGGGATGATCGTCGGCCAGGATCTCGGGCTCACCCTGGACTTCGACGGCTGGTCGCGCCGGGCGCACGACAAGCACATCGAGCAGCTCACCGACGTCGCGATCGGTGGTGTCGCGGAGACCGGCGACGGCCTGGACGTGACCCTCGTGCACCACCCCACCGGACGGACACACCGGATGGTCGTCGATCGCCTCGTCGTCGCCTCGCATCAGGATCCCGCCGACGACCTGTGGCGGGAACTCGCGGATGGGCCGATCCGGGTCGTGCGGGTGGGCGACGCGCTGACCCCGCGCCGGCTGCCCGAGGCGATCCGCGACGGCGACCGGGCCGGCGCGGACATCCGGTGA
- a CDS encoding mycofactocin-coupled SDR family oxidoreductase — protein MGEFDGKVVFITGIARGQGRNHAIRFAREGASVIGVDIARPVSEYITYEQTTEDDFHETVRLVEEAGGKILARIADVRDGAALKAVVDEGVQQFGRLDVVVANAGICTWNRFWEMPDDQFEELIDINLTGVFKTLKAAAPAMIEAGNGGSIIVVSSVAGLKAMPGQINYAAAKFGLVGITQAAAKELGPYRIRVNSIHPYSVNTPMGTDVSVLKLFEENPSWEPSFAPILTHKPIADLDDISETVLFLASDRSSTITGSQMALDQGNSKV, from the coding sequence ATGGGAGAGTTCGACGGCAAGGTCGTCTTCATCACCGGTATCGCACGCGGTCAGGGCCGCAACCACGCCATCCGGTTCGCCCGCGAGGGGGCGTCCGTCATCGGCGTCGACATCGCGCGCCCGGTCTCGGAGTACATCACCTACGAACAGACCACCGAGGACGACTTCCACGAGACGGTCCGCCTCGTCGAGGAGGCCGGCGGCAAGATCCTCGCCCGCATCGCCGACGTCCGCGACGGTGCGGCACTGAAGGCCGTCGTCGACGAGGGTGTCCAGCAGTTCGGCCGCCTCGACGTGGTCGTCGCCAACGCCGGCATCTGCACGTGGAACCGCTTCTGGGAGATGCCCGACGACCAGTTCGAGGAACTGATCGACATCAACCTCACCGGCGTGTTCAAGACCCTCAAGGCCGCCGCACCCGCGATGATCGAAGCCGGCAACGGCGGATCGATCATCGTCGTCAGCTCGGTCGCCGGCCTCAAGGCCATGCCCGGCCAGATCAACTACGCCGCAGCGAAATTCGGTCTCGTGGGCATCACCCAGGCCGCGGCCAAGGAACTCGGCCCCTACCGGATCCGCGTCAACTCCATCCACCCCTACAGCGTCAACACCCCGATGGGCACGGACGTCAGCGTCCTGAAGCTGTTCGAGGAGAACCCCTCCTGGGAACCGTCCTTCGCGCCGATCCTCACCCACAAGCCCATCGCCGATCTCGACGACATCTCCGAGACCGTCCTGTTCCTCGCGAGCGACCGCTCCTCGACGATCACCGGCAGCCAGATGGCTCTCGACCAGGGCAACTCGAAGGTCTGA